A window from Deinococcus reticulitermitis encodes these proteins:
- a CDS encoding ribosome-binding factor A translates to MKPEQVQAQLTRVLSRAIADLRDPRVPLIVTIERVQVTADYGLARVYVSAIGADMPALLEALTHARGRLQREVSGQVRMRRTPTLEFRAADDQRFPGEGA, encoded by the coding sequence ATGAAACCTGAGCAGGTGCAGGCCCAGCTCACGCGGGTGCTGAGCCGGGCGATCGCCGATCTGCGCGATCCGCGCGTGCCCCTGATCGTGACGATCGAGCGTGTGCAGGTCACGGCCGACTACGGCCTGGCGCGGGTGTATGTGAGTGCGATCGGGGCCGACATGCCCGCCCTGCTCGAAGCGCTCACCCACGCGCGGGGCCGGCTCCAGCGCGAGGTGTCCGGGCAGGTGCGGATGCGCCGCACCCCCACCCTCGAATTCCGCGCTGCTGATGATCAGCGTTTTCCGGGGGAGGGCGCGTGA
- a CDS encoding bifunctional 5,10-methylenetetrahydrofolate dehydrogenase/5,10-methenyltetrahydrofolate cyclohydrolase, whose translation MPQSLPGKFLAEDVMAGVRRDLAAWDFQPRLVSVLASDDEASRVYVQSKARRARKLGVDFHALELGAGVSQEDLHAALDELSADSSVHGAVLELPLSPGLDADAALLHIAWRKDVEGLTPANLALIAAGREAEALLPPTPRSVRFLLRGALGDDLRGLRVAVIGPGRTVGRPLTFMLNNRGVTVTLCNEHTRDLGGVLAGMDAVVVAVGRAGLLRPEHVQPQHVVIDAGINVQPDGAVVGDAVPRLPGRAQTPVPGGVGPLTSALMYQNLVRAVKLQRGEPVE comes from the coding sequence ATGCCCCAATCCCTCCCCGGCAAATTCCTCGCTGAAGACGTGATGGCCGGCGTGCGCCGCGACCTGGCGGCCTGGGACTTCCAGCCCCGGCTCGTGAGCGTGCTCGCCTCGGACGACGAGGCTTCCCGGGTGTACGTCCAGAGCAAGGCCCGGCGGGCGCGCAAACTCGGGGTGGATTTCCACGCGCTGGAGCTCGGCGCGGGCGTTTCGCAAGAAGACCTGCACGCCGCGCTCGACGAGCTTTCGGCAGATTCGTCGGTGCACGGCGCCGTGCTGGAATTGCCCCTCTCGCCGGGCCTCGACGCCGACGCCGCGCTGCTGCACATCGCCTGGCGCAAGGACGTGGAGGGCCTCACCCCTGCCAACCTCGCCCTGATCGCGGCGGGACGCGAAGCCGAAGCCCTCTTGCCGCCCACGCCGCGCTCGGTGCGGTTTCTGCTGCGGGGAGCGCTCGGTGACGACCTGCGCGGCCTGCGCGTCGCGGTGATCGGACCGGGGCGCACGGTGGGCCGGCCCCTGACCTTCATGCTGAACAACCGGGGCGTGACCGTCACCCTCTGCAACGAGCACACCCGTGATCTGGGAGGCGTGCTCGCGGGCATGGACGCCGTGGTCGTGGCGGTGGGCCGCGCCGGCTTGCTGCGCCCCGAGCACGTGCAGCCGCAGCACGTCGTCATTGACGCCGGCATCAACGTGCAGCCGGACGGCGCCGTCGTGGGAGACGCCGTCCCCCGCCTCCCAGGGCGTGCCCAGACGCCGGTGCCGGGCGGCGTGGGGCCGCTCACCAGCGCCCTGATGTACCAAAACCTCGTGCGCGCCGTGAAGTTGCAGCGCGGTGAGCCGGTGGAGTAA
- a CDS encoding alpha/beta fold hydrolase, translated as MTAVTAPSPRGAPPLGEPDCPDLACGGPQTVTLFRREPLLLDSGQVLTDVRVTYHTYGEAREDATLVLHALTGNSAVHEWWPDFLGAGRPLDPERDFIVCANVLGGCAGTLSAAELGANMGAGPGGSVALTLRDLARVGRALLGALGVRRVRVIGASMGGMLAYAWLLECPDLVERAVVIGAPARHSPWAIGLNTAARSAIRAAPGGEGLAVARQIAMLSYRSPESFARTQAGQRVPSVPAITSYLEYQGEKLRARFCEQTYCTLTAAMDAFQPTDAELRAIAVPVLVVGISSDVLYPAEEVRGYVRELARGEYWELDSVHGHDAFLMDPQDLPERVGAFLRG; from the coding sequence GTGACGGCGGTGACGGCTCCTTCCCCTCGCGGCGCGCCTCCATTGGGCGAGCCGGACTGTCCGGACCTTGCTTGTGGTGGTCCGCAGACCGTCACGCTGTTTCGGCGCGAGCCGCTGCTGCTGGACAGTGGGCAGGTGCTCACGGACGTGCGCGTGACCTACCATACCTACGGCGAGGCGCGGGAGGACGCGACCCTCGTGCTGCACGCGCTGACCGGCAACAGCGCCGTGCACGAATGGTGGCCCGACTTCCTGGGGGCCGGCCGGCCGCTTGACCCGGAGCGCGACTTCATCGTGTGCGCCAACGTGCTTGGCGGCTGTGCGGGGACCCTGAGCGCCGCTGAACTCGGGGCCAACATGGGGGCTGGGCCGGGCGGAAGCGTGGCGCTCACGCTGCGCGACCTGGCGCGGGTGGGGCGCGCCCTGCTGGGCGCCCTCGGCGTGCGGCGGGTGCGGGTGATCGGCGCGAGCATGGGCGGGATGCTCGCCTACGCCTGGCTGCTCGAATGCCCGGACCTCGTGGAGCGGGCGGTGGTGATCGGCGCTCCGGCGCGGCACTCGCCCTGGGCCATCGGGCTGAACACGGCGGCGCGCAGCGCGATCCGGGCGGCGCCGGGCGGCGAGGGGCTGGCGGTCGCGCGGCAGATCGCCATGCTGAGCTACCGCAGCCCCGAGAGCTTCGCGCGCACCCAGGCAGGACAGCGCGTGCCCAGCGTGCCGGCGATCACCTCCTACCTCGAGTACCAGGGCGAGAAGCTGCGCGCCCGGTTCTGCGAGCAGACCTACTGCACGCTCACGGCGGCGATGGACGCCTTCCAGCCGACCGACGCCGAACTGCGCGCCATTGCGGTGCCGGTGCTCGTGGTCGGGATTTCGAGCGACGTCCTCTACCCGGCTGAGGAGGTGCGCGGGTACGTGCGCGAACTTGCGCGCGGCGAATACTGGGAGCTCGACTCGGTGCACGGCCACGACGCGTTCCTGATGGACCCCCAGGACCTGCCGGAGCGGGTGGGGGCCTTCTTGCGCGGCTGA
- a CDS encoding MFS transporter, whose translation MSLWTDPQRVYAVTQFGFGLASALAWTLMGLYYVQDAGLTPLQLLLVGAALEASCFLLEIPTGVIADVYSRRLSVVLGCLFLGLGMGLVGLFPQFGMLVLAMLVCAVGYTCLSGALQAWLADEVGETDAARLYLTGSQAGRVGAVLGILLTAWLGQAGLHVPTLAGGGVMLALGLYLRGWMPERGFQPVPAGERQTWTALSGTLRHGLTEVRRSPVLTLLVGAALLFGASGEVFERLRDFLLVREVGLPAGVTPAVLFAALALLTHLIGYGLTELLIRRLGAAQPGRAAGLLRLITGLSAALMVVFAFAPNFWLAAGALVLYSVGSTLSGPLYSLWLNQRLDSRSRATVNSVAAQADALGQMTVGPLFGGLGNLLGVRAALGLAALIRLPLLLLIGAAGRREAANQPGP comes from the coding sequence ATGTCTTTATGGACCGACCCCCAGCGGGTTTACGCCGTCACGCAATTCGGTTTTGGCCTTGCTTCCGCCCTCGCCTGGACCCTGATGGGGCTGTATTACGTGCAAGACGCCGGCCTGACGCCCCTGCAACTGCTGCTCGTGGGCGCGGCCCTGGAAGCGTCCTGCTTCCTACTGGAGATCCCGACCGGTGTGATCGCCGACGTGTACTCGCGCCGGCTCTCCGTGGTTCTCGGCTGCCTGTTTCTGGGCCTCGGGATGGGGCTGGTGGGCCTCTTTCCGCAGTTCGGGATGCTGGTGCTCGCCATGCTCGTCTGCGCCGTCGGGTACACCTGCCTGAGCGGTGCCCTGCAAGCCTGGCTGGCCGACGAGGTGGGCGAGACGGACGCGGCGCGGCTTTACCTCACCGGATCTCAGGCGGGCCGGGTGGGCGCCGTCCTCGGGATTCTCCTGACGGCCTGGCTCGGGCAGGCGGGTCTGCACGTGCCCACCCTGGCCGGCGGGGGCGTGATGCTGGCGCTTGGCCTTTACCTGAGAGGCTGGATGCCCGAGCGCGGATTTCAGCCGGTCCCCGCCGGCGAGCGCCAGACCTGGACCGCCCTGAGCGGCACCCTACGCCACGGCCTGACCGAGGTTCGGCGCAGCCCGGTCCTGACCCTATTGGTGGGCGCGGCGCTGCTGTTTGGAGCGAGCGGTGAGGTGTTTGAACGCTTGCGGGACTTTCTGCTCGTCCGCGAGGTGGGCCTGCCGGCGGGCGTCACCCCAGCGGTCCTCTTTGCCGCCCTGGCGCTGCTGACCCACCTGATCGGCTACGGCCTGACCGAACTGCTGATTCGCCGCCTGGGCGCCGCCCAGCCGGGCCGGGCCGCCGGGCTGCTGCGCCTGATCACCGGGCTGAGCGCTGCCCTGATGGTGGTATTCGCCTTTGCCCCTAACTTCTGGTTGGCGGCGGGAGCGCTGGTGCTCTACTCGGTCGGGAGCACCCTGTCTGGGCCGCTCTACAGCCTGTGGCTCAATCAGAGACTGGATTCCCGGTCCCGCGCCACCGTCAACAGTGTCGCGGCGCAGGCCGACGCGCTGGGGCAGATGACGGTGGGACCGCTCTTCGGTGGGCTCGGCAACCTGCTGGGCGTGCGGGCGGCGCTGGGGCTCGCCGCGCTGATCCGGCTGCCGCTGCTGCTGCTGATCGGTGCGGCGGGGCGGCGGGAGGCAGCCAACCAACCCGGCCCGTGA
- the purH gene encoding bifunctional phosphoribosylaminoimidazolecarboxamide formyltransferase/IMP cyclohydrolase: MAKRALISVSDKTGVVDLAAGLRERGWELLSTGGTFQTLSAAGLRVTPVRDLTGFPEMMDGRVKTLHPAVHGGILARRGSAHMDELAAQNFGTIDLVCVNLYPFRETVARGAPDPDVIENIDIGGPAMIRSAAKNHESVLVLVDPADYALALQDELSPAERRRLAAKAYRHTSDYDAAITAYLEGTSDELPTRLPETLTLTLTKAAEVRYGENPHQPGAVYRWGEARGPVLGAQVVAGKPMSFNNYADADAAWALCQDLAAQAASDGTGDAVCVAVKHANPCGVAVAPSVQAAWEGARDADTLSVFGGVVAVSQPVDLAAAQAMRGTFLEVLIAPAVTPDALELFTHKKPDLRVLVAATAQGVSRLDVRPLTGGFAVQERDTRLWDDLCPEVVTRREPTEAQWADLRFAWAVVKHARSNAVVLARRGVTVGLGTGAVSRIWAAERAVANAGERARGAALASEAFFPFDDVVRLAADAGVKAILQPGGAKRDPEVIAACNELGLSMVFTGSRHFRH, from the coding sequence ATGGCGAAACGGGCACTGATATCGGTCAGCGACAAGACGGGCGTGGTGGACTTGGCCGCCGGATTGCGGGAACGCGGCTGGGAGCTCTTGAGCACGGGCGGCACCTTCCAGACGCTGAGCGCCGCCGGGCTGCGGGTCACGCCGGTCCGTGACCTCACCGGCTTTCCCGAGATGATGGACGGACGGGTCAAGACGCTGCACCCGGCGGTGCACGGCGGCATCCTGGCGCGGCGCGGCAGCGCGCACATGGACGAACTCGCCGCGCAGAACTTCGGGACCATCGACCTCGTGTGCGTCAACCTCTACCCTTTCCGCGAGACGGTGGCGCGTGGGGCCCCCGACCCCGACGTGATCGAGAACATCGACATCGGCGGCCCGGCCATGATCCGCTCGGCGGCCAAGAACCACGAGAGCGTGCTCGTGCTCGTGGACCCCGCCGACTACGCCTTAGCGCTTCAGGACGAGCTCTCCCCCGCTGAGCGCCGCCGCCTCGCGGCCAAGGCCTACCGCCACACCAGCGACTACGACGCGGCGATCACGGCCTATCTCGAAGGCACCTCGGACGAGCTGCCGACCCGGTTGCCCGAGACCCTGACCCTGACCCTGACCAAAGCGGCGGAAGTGCGCTACGGCGAAAACCCGCACCAGCCCGGCGCGGTCTACCGCTGGGGCGAGGCGCGGGGACCGGTCCTGGGCGCGCAGGTGGTCGCAGGCAAGCCGATGAGCTTCAACAACTACGCCGATGCCGACGCGGCCTGGGCGCTGTGCCAGGACCTCGCGGCGCAGGCGGCCTCTGATGGAACCGGGGACGCGGTCTGCGTGGCCGTCAAGCACGCCAACCCCTGCGGCGTGGCGGTGGCCCCGAGCGTCCAGGCCGCCTGGGAGGGGGCGCGCGACGCCGACACCCTCTCGGTGTTCGGCGGCGTGGTGGCGGTGAGTCAGCCGGTGGACCTCGCAGCGGCCCAGGCCATGCGCGGCACCTTTCTCGAAGTGCTGATCGCGCCCGCCGTGACCCCGGACGCGCTCGAACTGTTCACCCACAAGAAGCCGGACCTGCGGGTCCTGGTCGCCGCCACGGCGCAGGGGGTGAGTCGGCTCGACGTGCGGCCCCTGACCGGCGGCTTCGCGGTGCAGGAGCGCGACACCCGCCTTTGGGACGACCTCTGTCCCGAGGTGGTCACGCGCCGGGAGCCGACCGAAGCACAGTGGGCCGACCTGCGTTTCGCCTGGGCGGTGGTCAAGCACGCGCGCTCCAACGCGGTGGTGCTTGCACGCCGGGGCGTGACGGTGGGCCTCGGCACGGGCGCGGTCAGCCGCATCTGGGCCGCCGAGCGCGCGGTCGCAAATGCCGGCGAACGGGCGCGGGGCGCGGCGCTCGCCTCGGAAGCGTTTTTTCCCTTCGACGACGTGGTGCGCCTCGCGGCGGATGCGGGCGTGAAGGCCATCTTGCAGCCCGGCGGCGCCAAGCGCGACCCCGAAGTGATCGCCGCCTGCAACGAGCTGGGGTTGAGTATGGTGTTCACCGGCTCGCGGCACTTCCGTCATTGA
- a CDS encoding bifunctional 5,10-methylenetetrahydrofolate dehydrogenase/5,10-methenyltetrahydrofolate cyclohydrolase, translated as MTAPHTAQILTGPPAAEALLKETAERAARLARTPHLSIVRLGEDPASVSYVAGKDAKAKATGLSSAVHALPAETTQADLLALIGQLNADPQVNGILVQLPLPRHIDEEEVLLALDPDKDVDGFHPVNVGRLWTGHPASVPCTPQGVMYLLRHYGVEVSGKRAVVVGRSNIVGRPMAGLLLGAHATVTVAHSRTRDLGAVTREAELLVVAVGQAHFITPDLVRPGAVVIDVGINRVERAGKKPRLLGDVHPDVAGVASALTPVPGGVGPLTIAQLLANTVAAAERQAVGQPAGRTSGRP; from the coding sequence ATGACTGCACCGCACACCGCCCAGATCCTCACCGGCCCCCCCGCCGCCGAAGCCTTACTCAAAGAGACCGCCGAGAGGGCCGCCCGGCTCGCCCGGACCCCGCACCTGAGCATCGTGCGGCTGGGGGAGGACCCCGCCAGCGTCAGTTACGTGGCGGGCAAGGACGCCAAAGCCAAAGCCACCGGCCTGAGCAGCGCCGTGCACGCACTGCCGGCAGAGACGACGCAGGCCGATCTACTCGCGCTGATCGGGCAGCTCAACGCCGACCCCCAGGTCAACGGCATCCTCGTGCAGTTGCCGCTGCCGAGGCACATCGACGAGGAAGAGGTGCTGCTCGCCCTCGACCCCGACAAGGACGTGGACGGCTTCCACCCGGTGAACGTGGGCCGGCTGTGGACGGGTCATCCGGCTTCGGTGCCCTGTACGCCGCAGGGCGTGATGTACCTACTGCGGCACTACGGCGTCGAGGTCAGCGGCAAGCGCGCGGTCGTGGTAGGCCGCTCGAACATCGTGGGCCGCCCGATGGCGGGGCTGCTGCTCGGCGCGCACGCCACCGTGACCGTCGCCCACAGCCGCACCCGGGACCTGGGGGCGGTGACGCGCGAGGCCGAACTCCTAGTCGTCGCGGTCGGTCAGGCGCACTTCATCACCCCCGACCTGGTGAGGCCCGGCGCGGTGGTGATCGACGTGGGGATCAACCGTGTGGAGCGCGCAGGGAAAAAACCCCGGCTTCTCGGCGACGTTCACCCGGACGTGGCGGGGGTGGCAAGCGCCCTGACCCCCGTTCCCGGCGGCGTCGGCCCGCTGACGATTGCGCAGCTGCTCGCCAACACGGTGGCGGCGGCGGAGCGGCAGGCCGTGGGGCAGCCAGCGGGGCGGACGAGCGGCAGGCCGTAA
- a CDS encoding glycosyltransferase, with product MKPLDLLRGFLTFLDLSGLLMLGLYFLQMIVAALLPAPRRQGVPDESLRFTFLIPALNEAQVIGETVRNLRATVPDARIVVIDDASEDATAALVQELAARDPQVSLLRRAFPEAREGKGKALNWAVSRVIAEREQEGADLRREIFVVVDADGRVTPELIPEARRALSDPDVMGAQARVRIRPSVTRLTPRTVIGRMLEQQQDLEFFIVRHVQLLRQRWHSVGLFGNGQFMRASYLAGQLARGVAPWPDCLSEDFASGLEMRLARRQNRMAFLESAVTQQGLPDLHRFSRQRARWTQGTMQCAPYLPRLWRSPMPLLARLDLTYFVISPWMNGVIVTSLLMQPVRWLMGTQGLVLDATVSLIITVINIGLQLQWIARYQLENRLSAGRVLFTLASLPVYGFALFLSLPMAYKHYFTGRRTWDKSLRHAEPGELGTSAD from the coding sequence GTGAAGCCTTTGGACCTGCTGCGCGGATTTCTGACCTTTCTCGACCTGAGCGGCCTGCTGATGCTGGGCCTGTATTTCCTCCAGATGATCGTCGCGGCGTTGCTGCCCGCTCCCCGGCGGCAGGGCGTGCCCGATGAATCGCTGCGCTTTACCTTCCTGATTCCCGCGCTCAACGAGGCGCAGGTGATTGGTGAGACGGTGCGCAACCTGCGCGCAACGGTGCCGGACGCGCGCATCGTGGTGATCGACGACGCGAGCGAGGACGCCACCGCCGCGCTCGTGCAGGAGTTGGCCGCCCGTGACCCACAGGTGAGCCTGCTGCGCCGCGCTTTCCCCGAAGCCCGCGAGGGCAAAGGCAAGGCACTGAACTGGGCCGTGAGCCGCGTGATCGCCGAGCGCGAGCAGGAGGGCGCGGACCTGAGGCGCGAGATCTTTGTGGTCGTGGACGCCGACGGGCGCGTGACGCCGGAACTGATTCCCGAGGCGCGGCGGGCCTTGAGTGACCCCGACGTGATGGGCGCGCAGGCCCGCGTGCGGATTCGGCCCAGCGTGACCCGCCTCACGCCGAGAACCGTGATCGGGCGGATGCTCGAGCAGCAGCAGGACCTCGAATTCTTCATCGTGCGGCACGTGCAGCTTCTCCGGCAGCGCTGGCACTCAGTGGGGCTGTTCGGCAACGGGCAGTTCATGCGCGCGAGCTACCTCGCGGGACAACTCGCGCGCGGCGTGGCGCCCTGGCCCGACTGCCTGAGCGAGGATTTCGCGAGCGGGCTGGAGATGCGGCTTGCCCGTCGGCAAAACCGCATGGCCTTTTTGGAGAGTGCCGTTACCCAGCAGGGCCTCCCCGACCTGCACCGGTTTTCGCGCCAGCGGGCACGCTGGACCCAGGGCACCATGCAGTGCGCGCCGTACCTGCCCCGGCTGTGGCGCTCGCCGATGCCGCTCCTGGCGCGACTGGACCTCACCTATTTCGTGATCAGCCCTTGGATGAACGGCGTGATCGTGACCTCGCTGCTGATGCAGCCGGTGCGCTGGCTGATGGGCACGCAGGGGCTGGTGCTCGACGCCACCGTCAGCCTGATCATCACGGTGATCAACATCGGCCTGCAACTCCAGTGGATCGCGCGCTATCAGCTCGAAAACCGCCTTTCCGCCGGGCGGGTGCTGTTCACGCTCGCCAGCCTGCCGGTGTACGGTTTCGCGCTGTTCCTGAGCCTCCCGATGGCCTACAAGCACTATTTCACTGGGCGCCGCACCTGGGACAAGAGCCTGCGCCACGCCGAGCCGGGCGAGTTGGGAACTTCGGCGGACTGA
- a CDS encoding acyl-CoA thioesterase — translation MSAGELQGEVQSELRVRYAETDAMGVVHHAVYPVWFEVGRSDLMRGLGLPYSEVEARGYYLMLSGLQVQYRRAARYDDLLRLSTRVSELRSRTARFAYELRRISDGSGELLASGETHHIATDHSYRPVRMPEDMLALLRGEGQRVP, via the coding sequence GTGAGCGCCGGGGAACTCCAGGGGGAAGTGCAGAGTGAACTGCGCGTGCGCTACGCCGAGACCGATGCGATGGGCGTGGTGCATCACGCAGTGTATCCCGTCTGGTTCGAGGTCGGACGCAGTGACCTGATGCGTGGCCTCGGCCTGCCCTACTCGGAGGTCGAGGCGCGCGGATACTACCTGATGCTGAGTGGCCTCCAGGTCCAGTACCGCCGCGCTGCCCGCTACGACGACCTGCTGCGCCTGAGCACCCGCGTCTCGGAGCTGCGCAGCCGCACGGCGAGGTTCGCCTATGAACTGCGCCGCATTTCGGACGGCAGCGGCGAACTGCTCGCCAGCGGCGAAACGCACCACATCGCCACCGATCACAGCTACCGCCCGGTGCGGATGCCGGAGGACATGCTCGCGCTGCTGCGGGGTGAGGGGCAGCGCGTTCCCTGA
- a CDS encoding vWA domain-containing protein, with protein sequence MPAPSPLFPLTGRLLVGSLSLSGLAVAQTSPSPSVPAPAACALPPGTLPTQTRAVFVLDTSGSMRGIGDGKANIFGKVKERIGEYVAGTQPNRVDLITFDSGVRAQKGFDLPAQAGALRTYLAGLEADGNNTHLYRSLSAALRPLTAGDRYLTSVFVLTDGIDNDPQPEYSADLALAAFEGRGALDTLNYLALGSSIPPSAQSALRASDYASGITLPPGEVPNLADLTGGIRMATVIDAARVPAPFPDGTPLTLAAQESGVSLAGPTAQAGSAALRVPRRVTDGSAALLCAPAPGTLGVIGPRPQRVLLKLRLGADPASVRARGEYVAPGGEGTPPVSPSSTSSTTTTTTVQTTPAPAGRGNAPGLAETASALGLLGLTWLNPGADLELGPGEATVLRYRVATGLALDGLQLLLPAGLPGLSGSLERQGDGRELAVRLVRSPDATAARALTAALTGGVIVPRLVLPAGQVINLSAVGLTEEARSTPPAPVPASSTAAQTASPTPPAAQPTAQEQNPGGLSTVPWWVWLLLGLGLLAALMAWRRGRRSARRGQGASAAAGAPPASPGKPGSAGAPAPLPAAPLPTGRVEGVYYGPDGTLALVDLAGETRILTPPGGPFDLGELARVPELRGLRAEAVAGGLLLGAVPGHLIVSEDTRLIEEGEVLPAGTLLSLAPVEAPGAGLGSLAGLGRPLMLRAEGDEGLTLSGPYGEHLLALKAGETDVGESLGAPALRGLRLVRQNSSLILAQVPGGVALAPSGERLPLRAGTPLPPHTGLLLRGL encoded by the coding sequence ATGCCTGCCCCCTCCCCTCTGTTCCCCCTGACGGGCCGCCTGCTCGTGGGCAGCCTGAGCCTGAGCGGGCTGGCTGTGGCCCAAACCTCACCCTCCCCCTCTGTCCCGGCCCCCGCTGCGTGCGCGCTGCCCCCTGGAACGCTGCCCACCCAGACCCGCGCGGTGTTCGTGCTCGACACCAGCGGCAGCATGCGCGGCATCGGCGACGGCAAGGCCAATATCTTCGGAAAGGTCAAGGAGCGGATCGGCGAGTACGTGGCGGGCACGCAGCCGAACCGGGTGGACCTGATCACCTTCGACAGCGGCGTGCGGGCGCAAAAAGGCTTCGACCTGCCGGCGCAGGCGGGTGCGCTGCGAACCTACCTCGCCGGCCTGGAAGCCGATGGCAACAATACCCACCTCTACCGCTCGCTGAGTGCAGCGCTGCGGCCCCTCACGGCCGGCGACCGCTACCTGACCAGCGTGTTCGTGCTCACCGACGGCATCGACAACGATCCCCAGCCCGAGTACTCGGCCGACCTCGCCCTCGCGGCCTTTGAGGGGCGCGGCGCCCTCGATACCCTCAATTATCTGGCGCTCGGCAGCTCCATCCCGCCGAGCGCCCAGAGCGCCTTGCGGGCGAGCGACTACGCCTCGGGCATCACGCTGCCCCCAGGCGAGGTGCCGAATCTCGCTGACCTGACCGGGGGGATCCGGATGGCAACGGTGATCGACGCGGCGCGGGTGCCGGCGCCCTTCCCGGACGGCACGCCGCTGACCCTCGCCGCCCAGGAAAGCGGGGTGAGCCTTGCCGGGCCGACCGCCCAGGCCGGCTCAGCGGCGCTGCGCGTTCCGCGCCGGGTCACGGACGGCTCGGCCGCCCTGCTGTGCGCGCCGGCGCCTGGCACGCTCGGCGTGATCGGCCCACGGCCCCAGCGCGTGCTGCTCAAGCTGCGCCTGGGCGCCGACCCGGCGAGCGTGCGGGCGCGCGGCGAGTACGTGGCCCCAGGCGGCGAGGGCACCCCGCCGGTCTCCCCCTCTTCCACTTCCTCCACCACGACGACCACCACCGTGCAAACCACCCCGGCGCCCGCCGGACGCGGCAACGCGCCGGGGCTCGCAGAGACGGCGTCGGCGCTGGGGCTGCTGGGACTGACGTGGCTCAATCCGGGCGCGGACCTGGAGCTCGGCCCCGGGGAAGCCACCGTGCTGCGTTACCGCGTGGCAACCGGGCTCGCGCTCGACGGGCTGCAACTGCTGCTGCCGGCGGGACTTCCTGGCCTGAGCGGCAGCCTGGAGCGCCAGGGCGACGGGCGCGAACTCGCGGTGCGTCTCGTGCGCTCGCCGGACGCCACGGCGGCCCGCGCGCTGACGGCGGCGCTGACGGGCGGCGTGATCGTGCCGCGCCTGGTGCTGCCGGCCGGACAGGTGATCAACCTCAGCGCGGTGGGGCTCACCGAAGAGGCCCGGTCAACTCCGCCGGCTCCTGTGCCGGCTTCTTCCACGGCGGCGCAGACGGCGTCTCCCACGCCTCCAGCCGCCCAGCCGACGGCGCAGGAACAGAACCCCGGGGGGCTGAGCACGGTGCCGTGGTGGGTGTGGCTCCTGCTCGGGCTCGGCCTGCTCGCGGCCCTGATGGCGTGGCGGCGTGGGCGGCGCAGCGCCCGCCGGGGTCAGGGCGCCTCCGCCGCTGCCGGTGCGCCCCCCGCCTCCCCGGGCAAGCCGGGATCCGCCGGGGCGCCCGCCCCCTTGCCCGCCGCGCCCCTGCCCACGGGCCGGGTCGAGGGGGTGTATTACGGCCCGGACGGCACGCTCGCGCTGGTCGATCTGGCGGGCGAGACGCGCATTCTGACTCCGCCCGGCGGCCCCTTCGACCTCGGGGAACTCGCGCGGGTGCCTGAACTGCGCGGCCTGCGCGCCGAGGCGGTGGCGGGCGGCCTGCTGCTGGGCGCGGTTCCAGGCCACCTGATCGTGAGTGAAGACACCCGGCTGATCGAGGAAGGCGAGGTTCTCCCGGCGGGCACGCTGCTGAGCCTGGCCCCGGTGGAGGCGCCGGGCGCGGGCCTCGGGTCGCTGGCCGGGCTGGGCCGCCCGCTGATGCTGCGCGCCGAGGGAGACGAGGGGCTCACGCTGAGCGGGCCTTACGGGGAGCACCTGCTGGCCCTGAAGGCCGGCGAGACCGATGTGGGCGAGAGCCTCGGCGCCCCGGCGCTGCGCGGGTTGCGCCTCGTGCGCCAGAACTCCAGCCTGATTCTCGCGCAGGTGCCGGGCGGCGTGGCGCTGGCCCCGTCCGGCGAGCGCCTGCCCCTCCGGGCCGGTACGCCGCTGCCCCCCCACACCGGGCTGCTGCTGCGCGGGCTGTAG